One Hordeum vulgare subsp. vulgare chromosome 4H, MorexV3_pseudomolecules_assembly, whole genome shotgun sequence DNA window includes the following coding sequences:
- the LOC123447714 gene encoding inositol 3-kinase, translating into MPPDDDEAEDQQQPQPKGAHALEGLVVGSYCHDVLLRGGRVVGETLGGAAAFVSNVLDAASPPEAAFCVVSKVGVDFAYASAPAPARRPALLCPARPTTSFHARFSDAAASAHAPDRQLRRVHACDPIYPDDLPDRPFAYGLAVGVAGEVLPETLERMIRLCRAVLVDAQALIRAFDAEDGGVRHVALEGTPYARLLQRVAFLKASSEEAPYVGVETARRRCCVIVTEGRDGCRLYWDGGEARVAPFPAVQVDPTGAGDSYLAGFAAGLLWGLSATDAALLGNFFGAAAVSQVGVPTFHPKMLQAVKRILEDKAIPRSSPCINGAFFTFQRSIMHDELHASLEEAARLMHDQPPPATENGDGIHSAQEPTSGC; encoded by the exons ATGCCGCCCGACGACGACGAGGCGGAGGACCAGCAGCAGCCGCAGCCAAAGGGGGCGCACGCGCTCGAGGGCCTCGTGGTGGGGAGCTACTGCCACGACGTGCTCCTCCGGGGCGGCCGCGTCGTGGGCGAGACGCTGGGCGGGGCGGCGGCCTTCGTCTCCAACGTGCTCGACGCCGCGTCGCCCCCGGAGGCCGCCTTCTGCGTCGTGTCCAAGGTCGGGGTCGACTTCGCATACGCCTCCGCGCCGGCGCCCGCGCGGCGCCCCGCGTTGCTCTGCCCCGCGCGCCCCACCACCTCCTTCCACGCCCGCTTCTCCGACGCCGCCGCCTCGGCCCACGCGCCCGACCGGCAGCTCAGGCGCGTCCACGCCTGCGATCCGATCTACCCCGATGACCTCCCCGACCGCCCGTTCGCCTACGGCCTCGCAGTCGGCGTcgccggggaggtgctgccggagACGCTCGAGCGCATGATTCGGCTCTGCCGCGCGGTGCTCGTCGACGCGCAGGCGCTGATCCGGGCCTTCGACGCCGAGGACGGCGGTGTCCGCCACGTGGCGCTGGAGGGCACGCCGTACGCGCGGCTCCTGCAGCGGGTGGCGTTCCTCAAGGCCTCGTCGGAGGAGGCGCCGTACGTGGGGGTGGAGACGGCGAGACGGCGCTGCTGCGTGATCGTGACGGAGGGGAGGGACGGGTGCCGGCTGTACTGGGACGGCGGGGAGGCGCGCGTGGCGCCGTTCCCCGCCGTTCAGGTGGATCCTACAGGCGCCGGAGACAGCTATCTCGCGGGTTTCGCCGCCGGTCTGCTTTGGGGGCTCTCAGCTACGGACGCCGCGCTGCTTGGTAACTTCTTCGGCGCAGCTGCTGTCTCCCAAGTCGGCGTTCCCACTTTCCATCCCAAGATGTTGCAG GCTGTCAAACGGATACTCGAGGACAAGGCAATACCACGGTCTAGTCCGTGTATAAACGGCGCTTTCTTCACCTTCCAGAGATCGATTATGCATGATGAGCTGCACGCGTCCCTGGAAGAAGCGGCGAGGCTGATGCATGATCAGCCACCACCAGCAACTGAAAACGGTGATGGTATCCACTCGGCACAAGAACCGACAAGTGGAtgctga